DNA from Heliomicrobium gestii:
AAGAACAGCCCGGGGTTATTGGAATGAAACCAGACGCCGTTCGGCGTGACCCGGTGGATATGCCCGTTCACGACCTTTCCACATTGAAGGCGCATCCGAGCCGGTTTGCCGCAATGGGGGGATACGGTGCGGTAACATACAGGCCGCAAGATCATAACGCGCGTTCCCTCCTTGTCAATTCCATTTTATGGATGTTTTATTCTATGCCTCTTCTCGTATCAGCGAGCGAGTTTTTCTTCTTCATCAACACGTTCTTGAGCCAAAGGTCCCATAATGTCCCCCTCCTGCGCTTTCGCCAATCGCAAAAATAAAGTTGCCCCCTATACGATGCGAGCGAAAGGGCTTCTGCCTATAATCATAGTATCTAAATACCATATAGGGGTAAGGAGGATTCTCATGGGAAAAACCGCATTATTCTGGCCTTCCAAGAACCCTGTGATCAGCATCCCGATCACACTGGCCCTGGGGTTTACGGCCGGTCTGTTCGTAGACACCAGCGGCCTCGGCAATTTTATTCTCATCTGCACCTTTTTGATGATCTATCCCACCATGATCGGCGTGAAACTGAAAGAGGCCTTCGACTTCAGCCATGCCAAGGTTGTCGGCATCTCCCTGGTCATCAACTTCCTGCTCATCCCCCTGCTGGCCTGGGGCCTCGGCACATCCTTCCTATCAGGCGATCCCTCCATGATGGCCGGATTGGCCATCGCCGGCCTGTTGCCCACCAGCGGCATGACCATCTCCTGGACCATGATGTTTAAAGGCAATGTGCCCGCCGCCATCAAGATGACGGCCCTCAGCCTGATCACCGGCTCCCTCCTGGCCCCCTTCTACCTCCTGGTTATGGTCGGCAAATACGTGCCCATCGACCTGATGAAGACCTTCATCACCATCG
Protein-coding regions in this window:
- a CDS encoding arsenic resistance protein encodes the protein MGKTALFWPSKNPVISIPITLALGFTAGLFVDTSGLGNFILICTFLMIYPTMIGVKLKEAFDFSHAKVVGISLVINFLLIPLLAWGLGTSFLSGDPSMMAGLAIAGLLPTSGMTISWTMMFKGNVPAAIKMTALSLITGSLLAPFYLLVMVGKYVPIDLMKTFITIATVVFLPLILGHLTFLQLKKKYGQEHFQKGIKPYLPAVSFWAMLAIIFASISMKSKMVMTRPDLLGGILLALVIFYLINFTLSTVVARLFLNRTDGVALIYGTVMRNLSIALGLAITAFGPQAALVVTLAFILQVQAAAWYGKMADRFGFFGKASDNVPVVQNA